The genomic window TCGACGAAGGTGGCGACAAAACCAGAGGTTCAGATGGTATCTGAGTTATAATATACTTGTTGGTACTAGGCGAGGCCTATGTGGTACCGTACTTGGCACTTATGGATATTAGGTGATACCGGTTAGGTACCAAATTTGATACCTATGAGTATCAGGTGATACCAGGGAGGTATTAAGATATGATATATACGTGAGATTATACTATTTGGATAGGATTCCGTGCTATAGCAACCCCAATTAAATGACAACTGTGTTTAGAGTATAAAATTGTACTGATAGATTAATATTGCAAATGGttttcacataatattttatatttgctTCATATATATGCTCTGTCCATCTGAAAATATAAGAGactttggatggatggatcactAGGGAACAGCTAGtaagaatatatttttgtaaaaaatccCAGTGACcctttaaaacaaaattatattaaagtcttagataaaaaaaatccatgtgactctttaaaagaaaattaaattaaagtcttagataaaaaaaagaactgacAGAGATATATACTTACAAGAATAACGGCTTTGACTGTTGACATGGAGAGAGTGCCACCACCTTCCTTCTGGATTCTCATGAGAGTATTCAGCAAGCACTCGTTGTCGTcacgcgcgtcgtcgtcgccgccgtcgtcgtcgtcgccgccagccgcagtcgtcgccgccgcctcccggtgCTGCTCGATGGCGCGGTCCACCAGCTCGAACAGCTTGGCGTTCAACGCCCTCACGTCGCGCACCGCCGTGCTCCCGACGGCGCGGAGGAGCCTCGACGACGGGAACAGGTCGGCGACGCCGAACCTGCTCGCCTTCCTCTGCGCCTCGCCCAGCGTCTCCAGGAACTCCTCCCGCCATCGGAAGCCGCACTCCCCCATGATGGCGCGCAGCGTCAGGTCGGTAAGCGCCCCGGCGATCTGCCAGCTCAcgttcaccggcggcggctgatcgccgccgggagcggcggcggcggcggcgatggcgccaaCGAGGCGGGCGACCTGCTCCTCCCGGATGGGGCGGAACGAGCGCACCCGCCTCGCGTTGAGGAGCTCGAGGCTGCAGAtcccgcggaggcggcgccaccgctcgccgtaCGGCGAGAAGAGTATCCCCACCGTGTCGCCGATGGAGTCCCTCACCGTGACGCTCATGGCGCGGGTGGCGAACGCGGCGTCGTGCGTCCTCAGGACCTCCCGGGCGGCGTCCCGCGACGAGGCCACCACGACGGGGAGCTCGCCGAGGCGGAGGTacatgacgccgccgccgccgccgccgcaccgccgcgcgAGGTCGGCCAGCGCGCGGTGCACCGCCTTCGGGTTCATGGCGAGGTGGTGCAGGCTGCCGATGACGGGGAGCCGCCATGGCCCCGGCGGCAGCctcgtgccggcggcggcgttcttgCGACGACGACGTAGCTTCAGCTGTACGTGGATCATCACGGGGACgatgagcagcagcagtagcggCGAGTTTAAGCTCCATTTCCATGGGCGATGAAGCAATTTACCCATCTCCATATCCATGGCGTTTGACAAACCTAAACTGATCAGGCTACGTATTTAGGTTTAATTAGTATGTATATGTAGAGCTCTTGATGAGTTAGTGCTGTGTGATTTGATGCCTGCATGGTTAACTTTTCAGGCTAGGGGGTATAAACGTATTTATAGGGGATAAAGCTAGGTGTGTTGTACTCGACATCTTCCCAAATTGTCGAGCACAACAACTCATCTATTGTTTGTCTCTTATCTATTATTTGTACTCGACAAGATCAGAAAATAAGACATCTCTTACAAGTAACAACTCttctgctccctccgtttcacaatgtaagtcattctatcatttctcACGTTTacattgatattaatgaatctaaatagatatatatgtctagattcattaatatcaatataaatatgtgaaataatagaatgacttacattgtgaaacggaggaagtattatttaTCAAGACTTCGCTAGCTCAAAACAGTTTAATGCCAACCCAACCAACTCATGATTCCAGTCCCAATTAGAAGAGACATTAGATTCACACAGCACGGCCACAAttgcatgagaaaaaaaagggatctAAAAggatccaaaaaaaagaaaacctgaGTGAGATGATCCCAGGCTAACCCAATGGCCTCCACCTTGAAGTAGTCCCCAAATCACCAGTTCCTAAGCATCTCGAAGAAAGTTTGACAGAATGTCGAACAAActcggcgccggcgtggcgtGCGCCGCAACGGCTCCGGCGGTAGGGGGAACCACTACCCCACCATCTGGGGCAGTTCTCGGCTGAAGGGGGATGAGATGGCGTGCGCTGGTCTAGCGGTGGGCAGCTGCGCGATGGTGCCTCGGTGCCGGTCTGGCGGTGTGGTAGTGCCTCGGCTTTGGTCTGGCGATGCAATGGTGCGTTGTCGTTGGTCCGTTGCAAGGATGAAGGAGGTCCGGCGTTGCGCGGAACGAGGACGTGAGGTTGTTGGTCCGGCGGTAAACTGTCGCTGGACCATAGTAAGGAGAGGAGGCGTAGAGCGAGGATGCGCGCGGGGAGCAAGGCGCAGAGTGAGTAGGCGGAGTCACCGCACGGGGATTTGCGCCGCACAGCCACCGCATAGGGACCGAAATTGCTAGTGGGATGAGATCGGGCAAAATCGCTAGAGGAGATATACTAGCTACGGTGtactcctttttatattagtatatagaTGCGCTAATACAATACTACATTTTGTGTGCTTCGGGGAGAGTTCCAAACTTCTACTACTGAATACACCCTAAATATGCGGTGGAAGGTGGAAACTCAATTTTGGTGAAAACTCATGTAAACTCTGACAAAAAAGTGTATCtaagatataaaaaaaagaattcacaCATGTAGCTTGTGCAAACTCGACTTTATTGGTAAGAATTGGGAAAATGTAGTCAGATAACTACCAAAAATTATTCAAACCAATTAATCCAGCCGTCGAACACGCAACGTCGTACAATGATGATTATAGGGATGATCGATCTACCTAGTGGTGACCGAAAACTGCACATGTTGCTATATATAGTTGGATCGATGGAGACTCAATCGATCGATACAGGGTGGATTTACAGTCTAATGGTCGGTGGCGATACCGATGACTTTTAGCAAAACCTAGTTATAACGAAACTgtttattcatatattataacactataATCCAAGCATAACAAGTATGCTATAACACTAATAAATACGTTATAACACCAAcgaatcgattttttttttagatctgCCGCTGGATTGATCCATGCATATATCGTTTGCTCAAAGATCGATCATATGTATCATATGCATCTGCTTGATTAATTTGACCCTTTGGTCGGTGTAAATATATCAGGCTATTTATCAGCCACACAAAACCTTAGTTGAGCGTTATTGGTGCATGTGTAATATTGTCCATCTTTTTGAAGCCAATTAGTAGGATTGACATTGCAGTTTCTCCTCCCCTTTTGTTTTGAGTAAGACATTGCGGATGTGGTTCATCCCCCAAGGGAAcatcccctcgttgtttgcatgtcatataaatagttatcaaaattttttaaaaaaaaataacatagattaatacgaaATAAATCACTcgaccaaattcaacttctacaagttgcaacataaataacaaattaaactgaaaatagttatcatacattcgcaactatatttgttatttttgttacaacttgtagaagttgaatttaaacttgtatgtttatagagtgatatatttcatattaatctatgttgcctttttttcatattttttatgactatttaggtggAATGCATGAAATGAGccgatatcccctcgagggatgaaatgACTTTCCCAGACATTGCTGTTGTCACTTGTCTACCCAGCAAGCTCTAGTTAATTAGCTGGCCGGTGTAACAAGGACGGAACATGCATGTCATAGCCATCAGACCATTCTACACTCGACTGAGTTCGTTTCATCATTTTTACACTTTTTCTTCAACGTGCACGCTTCTTAAATTGATAAataatactattttttaaaaaaaatagaaaagttgtttgaaaaaagcttattacttcctctgtttcacaatgtaagtcattttagcatttccaacattcatattaatgttaatgaatctaaatagatatatatgtctagattcattaacatcaatataaatgtaaaaaatgctaaaatgacttatattataaaacggatgaggtattatattttttaagttttttaagctagtatttaattaattatgctctAATGAGCTATTCCATTTTTCGTGTTGATGTGGAGAACTTTCCAATGCAAAGTAACGAACACCctattattttagctatatatacatatcGTGTACAAATACACGTACTTCGtccgttttaaaataaactatTATTTCACCCCTGaagattggtt from Oryza glaberrima chromosome 6, OglaRS2, whole genome shotgun sequence includes these protein-coding regions:
- the LOC127777831 gene encoding ent-isokaurene C2/C3-hydroxylase-like — protein: MDMEMGKLLHRPWKWSLNSPLLLLLIVPVMIHVQLKLRRRRKNAAAGTRLPPGPWRLPVIGSLHHLAMNPKAVHRALADLARRCGGGGGGVMYLRLGELPVVVASSRDAAREVLRTHDAAFATRAMSVTVRDSIGDTVGILFSPYGERWRRLRGICSLELLNARRVRSFRPIREEQVARLVGAIAAAAAAPGGDQPPPVNVSWQIAGALTDLTLRAIMGECGFRWREEFLETLGEAQRKASRFGVADLFPSSRLLRAVGSTAVRDVRALNAKLFELVDRAIEQHREAAATTAAGGDDDDGGDDDARDDNECLLNTLMRIQKEGGGTLSMSTVKAVILDMFAGGSETTSTILEWAMSELVKNPQVMQKAQAEIRLALQGRSRITEDDLINLSYPKNIIKETLRLHPVAPLLMPKECQESCKILGYDIPKGSIMLVNVWAIGRDHRYWDDAEVFLPERFEEITVDFGGTNYEFIPFGGGRRICPGITFAHATLELALTALLYHFDWHLPPSVTPDGLDMEEEFGMNVRRKRDLHLHPVIHVGVEKGIMS